One window of the Equus caballus isolate H_3958 breed thoroughbred chromosome 2, TB-T2T, whole genome shotgun sequence genome contains the following:
- the EXO5 gene encoding exonuclease V isoform X2, with protein sequence MAETEEEEMVSAEASGFSDVSDSEFLEILDLDDSQESSASLSNPGPSSELPGKDGKLISLPKGKRGLDVSSPMERFHLNYLYVTDLSTQNWCEQQMIYGKEVPDFLVPEKAAVLDTGASIHLARELEVHDLRTVPITTKEDAWAVKFLNMLLMIPTLQSEGRIREFPVFGEVDGVLLVGVIDELHYTAKGELELVELKTRRHPVLPLEAQKNKDYFQVSLYKYIFDAMVQGKVTTASLIHHTKLHPEKPLGPSVLRHAQQGGFSVKSLGDLMELVFLSLTLSDLPVIDILKIEYIHQETATVLATEVVAFEEKEVRGKVQHCMAYWMGHREPQGVDIEEAWKCRTCNYADICEWRQGGGVHSSTLEPQAKKAK encoded by the coding sequence ATGGCAGAGACTGAGGAAGAGGAGATGGTGTCAGCAGAGGCCTCAGGGTTCTCAGACGTGAGTGACTCAGAGTTTCTAGAGATTCTGGACCTGGATGATAGCCAAGAGTCAAGTGCTTCACTTAGCAATCCTGGCCCTTCATCTGAACTCCCTGGGAAGGATGGCAAGCTCATAAGCTTACCAAAGGGGAAAAGAGGATTGGATGTCTCATCACCCATGGAGCGATTCCACCTTAACTATTTGTATGTCACTGACCTGTCTACTCAGAACTGGTGTGAACAGCAAATGATATATGGGAAGGAGGTTCCTGATTTCCTGGTACCTGAGAAGGCAGCTGTTTTGGATACTGGTGCCAGCATCCACCTAGCTAGAGAACTAGAAGTTCATGATCTTAGGACTGTCCCCATCACCACTAAAGAAGATGCTTGGGCAGTTAAGTTTCTGAACATGTTATTGATGATTCCTACCCTGCAGTCAGAAGGACGCATCAGAGAGTTTCCAGTGTTTGGAGAAGTGGACGGTGTGCTGCTTGTTGGAGTGATTGATGAGCTACACTATACAGCCAAGGGAGAACTGGAACTGGTTGAACTCAAGACACGCAGGCACCCTGTGCTCCCTCTGGAAGCACAGAAGAACAAAGACTATTTTCAAGTCAGCCTATACAAATACATCTTTGATGCCATGGTACAAGGGAAAGTGACCACTGCTAGCCTAATCCACCACACAAAATTGCATCCAGAAAAGCCACTGGGACCTTCAGTGCTGAGGCATGCCCAACAGGGAGGCTTCTCTGTGAAGTCCTTGGGTGACCTCATGGAGCTGGTCTTCTTGtctctgacactgtctgacctcCCAGTTATTGATATCCTGAAGATTGAGTATATCCACCAAGAGACTGCCACTGTTCTGGCTACGGAGGTTGTGGCCTTTGAAGAGAAGGAGGTGAGAGGCAAAGTGCAGCACTGTATGGCCTACTGGATGGGCCACCGAGAGCCCCAAGGGGTTGATATAGAGGAGGCTTGGAAATGCCGGACGTGCAACTATGCAGATATCTGTGAGTGGAGGCAGGGCGGTGGGGTGCACAGCTCCACGCTGGAGCCCCAAGCCAAAAAAGCCAAATGA
- the EXO5 gene encoding exonuclease V isoform X1, giving the protein MLLSLCPVQSCAMAETEEEEMVSAEASGFSDVSDSEFLEILDLDDSQESSASLSNPGPSSELPGKDGKLISLPKGKRGLDVSSPMERFHLNYLYVTDLSTQNWCEQQMIYGKEVPDFLVPEKAAVLDTGASIHLARELEVHDLRTVPITTKEDAWAVKFLNMLLMIPTLQSEGRIREFPVFGEVDGVLLVGVIDELHYTAKGELELVELKTRRHPVLPLEAQKNKDYFQVSLYKYIFDAMVQGKVTTASLIHHTKLHPEKPLGPSVLRHAQQGGFSVKSLGDLMELVFLSLTLSDLPVIDILKIEYIHQETATVLATEVVAFEEKEVRGKVQHCMAYWMGHREPQGVDIEEAWKCRTCNYADICEWRQGGGVHSSTLEPQAKKAK; this is encoded by the coding sequence AGCCTTTGCCCAGTCCAGAGCTGTGCCATGGCAGAGACTGAGGAAGAGGAGATGGTGTCAGCAGAGGCCTCAGGGTTCTCAGACGTGAGTGACTCAGAGTTTCTAGAGATTCTGGACCTGGATGATAGCCAAGAGTCAAGTGCTTCACTTAGCAATCCTGGCCCTTCATCTGAACTCCCTGGGAAGGATGGCAAGCTCATAAGCTTACCAAAGGGGAAAAGAGGATTGGATGTCTCATCACCCATGGAGCGATTCCACCTTAACTATTTGTATGTCACTGACCTGTCTACTCAGAACTGGTGTGAACAGCAAATGATATATGGGAAGGAGGTTCCTGATTTCCTGGTACCTGAGAAGGCAGCTGTTTTGGATACTGGTGCCAGCATCCACCTAGCTAGAGAACTAGAAGTTCATGATCTTAGGACTGTCCCCATCACCACTAAAGAAGATGCTTGGGCAGTTAAGTTTCTGAACATGTTATTGATGATTCCTACCCTGCAGTCAGAAGGACGCATCAGAGAGTTTCCAGTGTTTGGAGAAGTGGACGGTGTGCTGCTTGTTGGAGTGATTGATGAGCTACACTATACAGCCAAGGGAGAACTGGAACTGGTTGAACTCAAGACACGCAGGCACCCTGTGCTCCCTCTGGAAGCACAGAAGAACAAAGACTATTTTCAAGTCAGCCTATACAAATACATCTTTGATGCCATGGTACAAGGGAAAGTGACCACTGCTAGCCTAATCCACCACACAAAATTGCATCCAGAAAAGCCACTGGGACCTTCAGTGCTGAGGCATGCCCAACAGGGAGGCTTCTCTGTGAAGTCCTTGGGTGACCTCATGGAGCTGGTCTTCTTGtctctgacactgtctgacctcCCAGTTATTGATATCCTGAAGATTGAGTATATCCACCAAGAGACTGCCACTGTTCTGGCTACGGAGGTTGTGGCCTTTGAAGAGAAGGAGGTGAGAGGCAAAGTGCAGCACTGTATGGCCTACTGGATGGGCCACCGAGAGCCCCAAGGGGTTGATATAGAGGAGGCTTGGAAATGCCGGACGTGCAACTATGCAGATATCTGTGAGTGGAGGCAGGGCGGTGGGGTGCACAGCTCCACGCTGGAGCCCCAAGCCAAAAAAGCCAAATGA